A window of Alkalibaculum bacchi contains these coding sequences:
- a CDS encoding S41 family peptidase yields the protein MKNKKWYVVVIVVILLLLVTNATTFIVANGISIALGDKIIVKTEDTATTEYIKKLLYLKDEIQTSYYKDVKDQSLLDGAIKGMFEAVGDPYTAYYDADQFQAYMEQVQGSYVGIGVVVGLNEDNKVTVVSAIDGSPGKKAGLLSGDLIVKVNGDDVTGLNLEQVVSKIKGDAGTSVVLEIEREGSAKLIEKEITREEIVLNSVDSMLLEDNIGYITITQFETNTAKEFKEHLDKLQSANIKGLILDVRDNPGGMMDTVVQIVDQLIGESVIVYTEDKAGKKEIMSSEEKSKIDLPMVVLINEGSASASEIFAGALQDTGAATVVGATSFGKGIVQRMSDLNDGTGYKITVSEYFTPNGRNIHGKGIEPDVPVEMSQKARYEGDFDIKDDVQLNKAIEIMREKIK from the coding sequence ATGAAAAATAAAAAATGGTATGTGGTTGTAATTGTAGTGATTTTGCTTTTATTAGTGACGAATGCTACAACCTTTATTGTTGCAAATGGCATATCCATTGCATTAGGAGACAAGATTATCGTAAAAACAGAAGATACTGCTACAACAGAGTACATAAAGAAGCTATTATATTTAAAAGATGAAATTCAAACAAGTTACTACAAGGATGTTAAGGACCAGAGTTTACTAGATGGCGCTATAAAAGGGATGTTTGAAGCTGTTGGCGATCCCTATACGGCTTATTATGACGCAGACCAGTTCCAAGCTTATATGGAACAAGTACAAGGGAGCTATGTTGGAATTGGTGTAGTAGTAGGATTAAATGAAGATAATAAAGTAACTGTTGTTTCAGCAATAGATGGTTCTCCTGGCAAGAAAGCTGGTTTGCTTTCTGGAGATCTTATTGTAAAAGTAAATGGAGACGATGTTACGGGATTAAACTTAGAACAGGTGGTCTCTAAAATAAAAGGAGATGCAGGAACCTCTGTAGTATTAGAAATTGAGAGAGAAGGTTCTGCTAAGCTCATTGAGAAAGAAATCACCCGAGAAGAAATCGTGTTAAATAGCGTAGATAGCATGCTTTTAGAAGACAATATTGGCTATATCACGATTACCCAATTTGAAACGAATACTGCAAAAGAATTTAAAGAGCATTTAGACAAATTGCAGTCTGCAAATATTAAAGGACTTATTTTGGATGTAAGAGATAATCCTGGTGGAATGATGGACACGGTAGTACAGATTGTAGATCAGTTGATAGGCGAATCTGTAATTGTTTATACGGAGGATAAAGCGGGTAAAAAAGAGATTATGAGCTCTGAAGAAAAGAGCAAAATAGATTTACCAATGGTGGTATTAATCAATGAGGGTTCAGCTAGCGCTTCTGAAATATTTGCAGGAGCATTGCAAGACACAGGGGCAGCTACAGTAGTAGGAGCTACTTCTTTTGGCAAAGGGATTGTACAGAGAATGAGCGATTTAAATGATGGCACAGGTTATAAGATAACTGTATCAGAATACTTTACACCTAATGGCAGAAACATCCACGGCAAAGGAATCGAGCCAGATGTACCAGTAGAAATGTCTCAAAAAGCTCGTTATGAAGGAGATTTTGATATAAAAGATGATGTTCAATTGAATAAGGCGATTGAGATTATGAGGGAGAAAATTAAATAA
- a CDS encoding murein hydrolase activator EnvC family protein encodes MKKKLLSLLLAGLMLFSLPVYASTADLKGDLEKNEESQDEVQEKLDANNASMEELKAEIDKLDGQIKKAENEIADIENNINKTQKELDAIVVELEKAIAQKEEQKKTLDERLRVMYMYSDTSPLEILFSAQNFSDLISKVDMIKTIAEYDQDLFAKLEAIENEIAKKKEEIEVKKNNLLGMKKKAEDQRGSLNTIKAERNNYMSELQANANKLESELRELEAQSNSIEAEIKAILAQRAAEEAAKRAAEQAQNNTGGGSSGGSTQPSSQPTTNGAYRWPVPGHSSISSPYGSRIHPVLGTRSFHTGIDIPTGRRAGVNAVAVGDGVVIKSVHSGSYGNYVIVDMGTDKNGNNISALYAHLAQRYVGAGTRVSAGQAIGEVGTTGRSTGIHLHFEIRVNGSHTNPLNYVR; translated from the coding sequence GTGAAAAAGAAGTTACTCAGTTTATTGTTAGCAGGTCTTATGCTCTTTAGCTTGCCGGTATATGCATCTACAGCAGACCTAAAAGGTGACCTGGAAAAAAATGAAGAATCTCAAGACGAAGTACAAGAAAAACTTGATGCAAATAATGCCTCTATGGAAGAATTGAAGGCTGAAATCGACAAATTAGACGGTCAAATTAAAAAGGCAGAAAACGAAATTGCAGATATTGAAAATAATATTAACAAAACGCAAAAAGAATTAGATGCAATAGTCGTTGAGCTCGAAAAAGCTATAGCACAAAAAGAAGAGCAAAAAAAGACTTTAGACGAGAGATTAAGGGTCATGTACATGTACAGTGATACAAGCCCATTAGAGATTCTCTTTAGCGCTCAAAACTTTAGTGATTTGATTTCAAAAGTAGATATGATTAAGACGATTGCAGAATATGATCAAGATTTGTTTGCAAAATTAGAAGCTATAGAAAATGAAATCGCAAAGAAAAAAGAAGAGATTGAAGTAAAGAAAAATAATCTTTTAGGTATGAAAAAGAAAGCTGAGGATCAAAGAGGCAGCTTAAACACAATCAAAGCGGAAAGAAACAACTATATGAGTGAGTTACAGGCCAATGCAAATAAGCTAGAATCTGAGCTTAGAGAATTAGAAGCACAGTCTAATTCTATTGAGGCTGAAATTAAAGCCATACTTGCACAGCGAGCTGCAGAAGAGGCAGCAAAGCGAGCAGCAGAACAAGCTCAAAACAATACTGGTGGAGGATCTAGCGGAGGATCCACACAGCCCTCAAGCCAACCAACAACCAATGGTGCATATAGATGGCCAGTACCTGGACACTCTTCAATATCTTCGCCATATGGAAGTCGCATTCACCCTGTTTTAGGGACGAGAAGTTTTCATACAGGAATTGATATTCCAACGGGAAGACGTGCTGGAGTGAATGCAGTAGCTGTAGGAGATGGAGTAGTAATTAAATCTGTACATAGTGGTAGCTACGGCAATTATGTTATTGTAGACATGGGAACAGATAAAAACGGCAACAATATTAGTGCCCTTTACGCTCATTTAGCACAACGTTACGTTGGTGCTGGAACTAGAGTTTCAGCAGGACAAGCAATAGGAGAAGTTGGTACAACAGGTAGATCTACTGGCATACATCTTCATTTCGAAATAAGAGTAAACGGCTCACATACAAATCCATTAAATTACGTAAGATAA
- the ftsX gene encoding permease-like cell division protein FtsX encodes MKINTFRYFFRDCFRSIKKNSLMSIASIISVLAALVILGIFLILAFNIEHITNEMENQLELKVFLKEDITEAQKDSLENAFDSNSNIESFIFETKEDALKNMAEELNQYQKILEGLEEDNPLPESYVVKAVNGEKIVPLSKELSELEGVDYINYGEEYVDSLIKFSNFANALSLVVLVILTGISLFIIFNTIKITVFARRKEIGIMKLIGSTNWYIRIPFLIEGSILGFVGSLLAVLVVRNGYYFFLGILQEQSGILMGTTFATPEMIMPQITTYFLIYGIGVGAVGSLFSMRKFLDI; translated from the coding sequence ATGAAGATTAATACCTTTAGGTATTTCTTTAGAGACTGCTTTAGGAGCATTAAGAAAAATTCCTTAATGAGTATAGCATCGATCATTTCAGTTTTAGCAGCTTTAGTCATACTTGGGATCTTCTTGATTTTAGCCTTTAATATAGAACATATTACGAATGAGATGGAAAATCAATTGGAGTTAAAGGTATTTTTAAAAGAAGACATAACAGAGGCCCAAAAAGATTCTCTCGAAAATGCTTTTGATTCTAATTCCAATATAGAGAGTTTTATCTTTGAAACAAAAGAAGATGCATTAAAAAACATGGCAGAAGAGTTAAATCAATATCAAAAAATCCTAGAAGGATTGGAAGAAGACAATCCTTTGCCTGAATCTTATGTAGTAAAAGCCGTAAACGGTGAAAAAATCGTACCATTAAGCAAAGAATTAAGTGAATTAGAAGGTGTAGACTACATAAATTATGGCGAGGAATATGTAGATTCGCTTATAAAATTTAGCAATTTTGCAAATGCACTTAGCTTAGTTGTATTAGTAATCTTGACAGGAATATCGTTGTTTATTATTTTTAACACAATTAAAATTACAGTTTTCGCTCGAAGAAAAGAAATTGGCATCATGAAACTAATTGGCTCAACCAATTGGTACATTCGAATTCCTTTTCTCATTGAAGGAAGTATATTAGGATTTGTGGGTTCTTTGTTAGCGGTTCTTGTAGTAAGAAATGGCTATTATTTCTTCTTGGGAATCCTTCAAGAGCAATCTGGAATTCTTATGGGTACTACATTTGCAACACCTGAAATGATTATGCCTCAGATTACCACTTACTTTCTAATCTATGGTATTGGTGTAGGAGCAGTAGGAAGCCTGTTTTCAATGCGAAAATTCTTGGATATATAA
- the ftsE gene encoding cell division ATP-binding protein FtsE, whose amino-acid sequence MIELKDVSVTYDKTKHLALSDVNLEIGTGEFVFVVGKSGAGKSTFIKLLLKELEPSLGQIKIDSRNITQMKKRDIPYYRRKLGIVFQDFRLLSEKTVYGNVAFAMEIVEKSPSEIKDRVNEVLELVGLSHRADYFPDQLSGGEQQRVGIARAIVNKPDFIICDEPTGNLDPNTSKDIMNILENINNQDTTIIMATHDKEIVNYMQKRVIALSGGKIIKDGRGGYPNED is encoded by the coding sequence TTGATTGAGTTAAAAGATGTAAGTGTTACTTATGACAAGACGAAACACCTTGCCCTCTCGGATGTAAACCTAGAGATTGGTACCGGGGAATTTGTATTTGTTGTCGGTAAAAGTGGTGCAGGAAAATCTACTTTTATAAAGTTATTGTTGAAAGAATTGGAACCTTCTCTCGGTCAAATCAAAATTGACAGTCGAAACATCACACAGATGAAAAAAAGAGATATTCCTTATTATAGAAGAAAATTGGGGATTGTATTTCAAGATTTCCGATTGCTTTCAGAAAAAACAGTTTATGGAAATGTTGCTTTTGCAATGGAGATTGTTGAAAAGAGCCCTTCTGAGATTAAGGATAGGGTTAATGAAGTTTTAGAATTAGTTGGATTGTCTCATAGAGCAGATTATTTTCCAGATCAATTGTCAGGTGGAGAGCAACAGAGAGTTGGAATAGCTAGGGCAATTGTCAATAAGCCTGATTTTATCATTTGCGATGAACCTACTGGGAATTTAGATCCGAATACATCAAAAGACATTATGAATATATTAGAAAATATCAACAATCAAGATACTACAATTATTATGGCAACCCACGATAAAGAAATCGTAAATTATATGCAAAAAAGGGTAATAGCCTTAAGCGGCGGAAAGATTATTAAAGACGGAAGAGGTGGGTACCCAAATGAAGATTAA
- a CDS encoding B12-binding domain-containing radical SAM protein: MKIILSTLNSKYIHTSLSIRALHSNSIPKGFQSLLKEYTINDQLDHILSDLYRCKGDIYGFSCYIWNLEETLKIVGNLKKILPTALIVLGGPEVSFDGKEVLDHSCADIVVKGEGEITFRELLSKYQSGEDYYNTDGIVYKKDQTIYETRDRPALQDMDQLHFAYEKEDMGKYKNQILYYEGSRGCPFSCSYCLSSVDKAVRLHSIDRVKRDLLHFLDHNVKQVKFVDRTFNCNVSWAKDIISFLIQNNNGHTNFHFEMAADLLDDEIIKLLNTAPVGLFQLEVGIQSVNESTLASIQRATSIEKIEKNIRKLQSSQNMHIHLDLIAGLPEEDFDTFAHSFNKVYTMKPDMLQLGFLKVLKGSPIYLQRDKYHLKYTANPPYEILSNDFISYDEIIGLKKIESLLDRYNNSGNFQNTLDYFILQKEKAPFSFFQEFVSYWEEKKLFDVSHNKDRLYEILLDFAYTLEENVDFIKELLKLDYLMYNKLTLPAFIASTSPRKEEVFELLKNPNFKAKYLPYQIETPAKKLYKEVQIEIFKYNITNLAAPMKRDTVLMFHKATKPMLRQVNEYKVISKYATASQ, encoded by the coding sequence ATGAAAATCATATTATCTACTCTAAACTCTAAATACATCCATACTAGTTTATCCATCCGAGCTTTACATTCAAACTCTATACCTAAAGGATTTCAATCCTTATTAAAAGAATATACCATTAATGATCAACTAGATCATATACTCAGCGATTTATATCGTTGCAAAGGAGATATATACGGCTTTTCTTGTTATATTTGGAATCTAGAGGAAACCTTAAAAATCGTAGGGAATCTAAAAAAAATACTTCCTACTGCCCTTATCGTACTAGGGGGACCAGAGGTATCTTTTGATGGAAAAGAAGTGTTAGATCACTCCTGTGCAGATATTGTTGTAAAAGGTGAAGGGGAGATTACCTTTAGAGAGCTATTATCTAAATATCAAAGTGGAGAAGATTATTACAACACAGATGGCATTGTCTATAAAAAAGACCAAACCATCTATGAAACAAGAGATCGACCTGCTTTACAAGATATGGATCAATTGCATTTTGCCTACGAAAAAGAGGATATGGGCAAATATAAAAATCAAATCTTGTATTATGAGGGAAGTAGGGGATGTCCTTTTTCTTGCAGCTATTGTCTGTCTTCTGTAGATAAGGCAGTGCGACTCCATTCTATTGATCGGGTAAAAAGAGATTTACTGCATTTTCTAGATCACAATGTAAAACAAGTGAAGTTTGTAGATCGTACTTTTAACTGTAATGTTTCTTGGGCAAAAGATATTATTTCCTTTCTTATACAGAACAATAATGGCCATACAAACTTTCACTTTGAGATGGCAGCAGATTTATTAGATGACGAGATTATAAAATTACTAAATACTGCCCCTGTAGGATTGTTTCAGTTAGAAGTTGGCATTCAATCTGTCAACGAATCTACTTTAGCATCCATACAAAGAGCTACGAGTATTGAAAAAATCGAAAAAAACATACGCAAGCTTCAATCTAGTCAAAATATGCATATACATTTAGACCTTATTGCTGGATTGCCAGAAGAAGACTTTGATACCTTTGCTCATTCATTTAATAAAGTTTATACTATGAAACCAGATATGCTCCAGTTGGGCTTTCTTAAGGTACTAAAGGGTTCCCCGATTTACTTACAAAGGGACAAATACCACCTAAAATACACTGCAAATCCACCTTATGAAATCTTGTCCAATGATTTTATAAGCTATGACGAGATTATAGGCCTAAAAAAAATCGAAAGTCTTTTAGATCGATACAACAATAGCGGTAACTTCCAAAACACCTTAGACTACTTCATCCTTCAAAAAGAAAAAGCCCCTTTTAGCTTTTTTCAGGAGTTTGTAAGCTATTGGGAAGAAAAAAAATTATTTGACGTATCTCATAACAAGGATAGACTTTATGAAATCTTGCTAGATTTTGCTTACACTTTAGAAGAAAATGTAGACTTCATAAAAGAACTACTAAAATTAGATTATTTAATGTACAACAAGCTAACCCTTCCAGCTTTTATAGCATCCACATCACCAAGAAAAGAAGAAGTCTTCGAGTTGCTAAAAAACCCAAATTTTAAAGCAAAATACCTCCCATACCAAATAGAAACGCCAGCTAAAAAACTGTATAAAGAAGTTCAGATAGAAATTTTTAAATACAATATCACAAACCTAGCCGCCCCTATGAAGCGAGATACTGTCCTCATGTTTCATAAGGCTACAAAGCCGATGTTACGGCAAGTGAATGAGTATAAGGTGATAAGCAAATATGCGACTGCGTCGCAGTGA
- a CDS encoding peptidoglycan-binding domain-containing protein, whose amino-acid sequence MKLVKNLGTYCIIMIFIMTLTSSFLVSSEDISKIGDISLKEEKMKKVFYSSSSKMDENTQVAKKEEKKEKEKKEDSQPSTSTSGEVAYEGLYENKPTVNEAGYTLGDSSEEILAYQKLLYYLGYLEALPEGQYKGIPGGNFEKTTEAAVKEYQTKEKLQATGTLDKETQESLISKPIEFKVGKSGEEIQSYQLILYYLDYIKDYPKGNFDNLTETAVKSYQEDRKLEDTGVLTQETQKSLKSETLEYLAGKRGKAIMEYQDVLINLGYLQGNPDGQLGSISVDAIKIYQEKNDLEITGYLDTKTLTSMKKPLDQQVKFK is encoded by the coding sequence GTGAAATTAGTAAAAAACTTAGGAACTTATTGCATTATCATGATTTTCATCATGACTCTTACATCTTCTTTTCTGGTAAGCAGTGAAGATATAAGCAAAATTGGAGACATAAGTCTTAAAGAAGAAAAAATGAAGAAGGTCTTTTACAGCTCATCAAGTAAAATGGATGAAAATACGCAAGTAGCTAAAAAAGAAGAAAAGAAAGAAAAAGAAAAAAAAGAAGATTCTCAACCCTCCACTTCAACTTCAGGAGAAGTAGCTTATGAAGGTTTATACGAAAATAAACCCACAGTCAATGAAGCTGGTTACACATTAGGTGATTCTTCAGAGGAAATCTTAGCTTATCAAAAGCTTCTCTACTATTTAGGCTACTTAGAAGCCTTACCAGAAGGACAGTATAAAGGAATTCCTGGAGGCAATTTTGAGAAGACTACAGAAGCAGCAGTAAAGGAATATCAGACAAAAGAAAAATTACAAGCGACAGGTACTTTGGATAAAGAAACTCAAGAGTCCTTAATCTCAAAACCAATTGAATTTAAAGTTGGAAAATCTGGAGAGGAAATTCAAAGTTATCAACTTATTCTTTACTATCTTGATTACATAAAAGATTATCCAAAAGGAAACTTTGATAATCTTACGGAAACAGCCGTAAAAAGCTATCAAGAAGATCGAAAACTTGAAGATACAGGCGTACTAACGCAAGAGACTCAAAAATCCTTAAAATCCGAGACCCTTGAATACTTAGCTGGCAAAAGAGGTAAAGCCATCATGGAGTATCAAGATGTATTAATTAATTTAGGATATTTACAAGGAAATCCAGATGGCCAACTAGGCTCCATTAGCGTAGATGCTATCAAAATCTATCAAGAAAAAAACGACCTTGAAATAACAGGCTACCTAGACACCAAAACCTTAACATCCATGAAAAAACCATTAGATCAACAAGTGAAATTTAAATAG
- a CDS encoding DNA-3-methyladenine glycosylase, which yields MKLDKSFYTRDTLEVAQDLLGKVLVCNDIKVRIREVEAYIGAIDKAAHCYGQRRTKRTEVMFYEGGHVYVYMIYGMYYCMNIVTGNADEGSGVLLRGVEPVGNIDAMFVNRYGISREIASKYQIKNLCNGPGKLTKALNITKKDNGRSLLGERLYLEDDHFVVKQIQKGKRINIDYAEEAVDFEWRYYY from the coding sequence ATGAAATTAGACAAATCTTTTTATACTAGAGATACATTGGAAGTGGCGCAGGATCTTTTAGGGAAGGTTCTTGTTTGTAATGACATTAAGGTGAGAATAAGAGAGGTAGAAGCTTATATTGGGGCGATAGACAAGGCGGCTCATTGTTATGGACAACGGCGTACTAAAAGGACTGAGGTCATGTTTTATGAGGGCGGGCATGTGTATGTGTACATGATTTATGGCATGTACTATTGCATGAATATTGTGACAGGGAATGCTGACGAAGGGTCGGGGGTTTTGTTGAGAGGTGTAGAACCTGTAGGAAATATAGATGCGATGTTTGTCAATCGGTACGGAATTTCCCGGGAAATTGCCAGTAAGTATCAAATTAAGAATTTATGTAATGGACCAGGAAAGCTTACTAAAGCTTTAAATATTACAAAAAAAGATAATGGAAGGTCGCTTTTAGGAGAACGTTTGTATTTAGAAGATGATCATTTTGTCGTAAAACAAATTCAAAAGGGGAAGAGAATCAATATTGATTATGCAGAGGAAGCTGTAGATTTTGAATGGAGATATTACTACTAA
- a CDS encoding polysaccharide biosynthesis protein — protein sequence MKKSSRKNFIFMSLLEMISLAISFSFSLILVDIWYAGNLLQFLYGGLVVVLMSKLSVILIFFKFYAQSKQLNKVLAIVAIYNLFSFICLYLINVECLYEICTINLLVDVLFIGINRNLERKAQEKRDAARVSVMSPNKKKAFSNFSKKEMSSYTPTPLIIVKDLKMKELKQIKNFAPNGIILNISLQDENFVYIDDLRDKINEIGFDSIVVYTKNFYRLEFLDIFEITKDMPFSIELLDENYSLTELTNIEDIIKYFPLNIESSGDFIDENILLLYTGDVCVELCEQIIEKGAKGITVVDYEANLLQLYQRYMDHNEIVLISAQPEGVVEQEVFEGHQRIVYGLPIDDIEKCESDIKSCIERNIVYTKKILQSIPESVKTFTFVSSSLAEKPKSIMGNCYGNVESLVRSRDKYMETCYQVVRLPNYLKRDNPFIRELRQYPFNKVVEANPKDIFVHLYDKEEAVRILLSCIQKKESVGVYVGHQIFLPNFISEMNYRGLLEEKIHVTFTKGAYPLKLYIAHQALGHMSSDKLDSYVYELPEVKVDYYLALKVVDIIEAKLQMGLLEECRKYLKQLTEEKLYIYSAYSS from the coding sequence ATGAAGAAGAGTTCACGAAAAAATTTTATATTTATGTCTTTGTTAGAAATGATATCCTTAGCCATTTCTTTTTCTTTCAGTCTGATTTTAGTGGATATATGGTATGCAGGTAATTTGCTGCAGTTTTTATACGGAGGGCTTGTCGTAGTTTTGATGTCCAAGCTGTCTGTCATTTTGATTTTCTTTAAATTTTATGCTCAAAGCAAACAGCTCAATAAAGTTCTTGCGATTGTTGCTATTTATAATCTTTTTAGCTTTATCTGCTTGTATTTGATAAATGTTGAATGTTTATATGAAATTTGCACAATTAATTTATTAGTGGACGTGTTGTTTATTGGAATCAATAGAAACCTAGAAAGAAAGGCTCAAGAGAAGCGTGATGCAGCAAGGGTCTCTGTAATGTCCCCAAATAAAAAGAAAGCTTTTTCAAATTTCAGCAAAAAAGAAATGAGTTCTTACACACCAACACCTTTGATTATTGTGAAAGATTTAAAGATGAAGGAACTTAAACAAATAAAAAACTTTGCTCCTAATGGCATCATATTAAATATTAGCCTTCAAGATGAAAATTTTGTTTATATAGATGATTTGCGAGATAAGATTAATGAGATTGGATTTGATTCCATTGTGGTTTACACTAAGAATTTTTATAGACTAGAATTTTTAGATATCTTTGAAATAACAAAGGACATGCCCTTTTCAATAGAGTTGTTAGATGAAAACTATTCACTTACTGAATTAACTAATATAGAAGATATTATAAAGTACTTCCCATTAAATATAGAAAGTAGTGGAGATTTTATTGATGAAAATATACTGCTCCTTTATACAGGAGATGTGTGTGTGGAATTATGTGAGCAAATAATAGAAAAAGGCGCAAAAGGCATTACGGTAGTAGACTATGAAGCAAATCTGTTGCAATTATATCAAAGGTATATGGACCATAACGAAATTGTCTTGATCTCTGCACAACCAGAAGGTGTAGTAGAACAAGAGGTCTTTGAAGGACACCAACGAATTGTTTATGGTTTGCCCATTGATGATATTGAAAAATGTGAGAGTGACATTAAATCGTGTATTGAACGGAATATTGTTTACACCAAGAAAATTCTACAAAGTATACCTGAGTCTGTTAAGACTTTTACATTTGTATCTTCTTCTTTAGCAGAAAAACCAAAATCAATTATGGGTAATTGCTATGGAAATGTAGAGTCCTTAGTTCGGTCGAGAGATAAATATATGGAAACTTGTTATCAAGTTGTCCGATTGCCAAATTATTTAAAGAGGGATAATCCTTTTATAAGAGAATTACGACAATATCCCTTTAATAAAGTAGTCGAAGCAAATCCCAAGGATATCTTTGTCCATTTGTACGATAAAGAAGAAGCTGTTAGGATTTTATTGAGTTGTATACAAAAGAAGGAGTCTGTGGGGGTCTATGTAGGTCATCAAATATTTTTACCCAATTTTATAAGCGAAATGAACTACAGGGGGCTGCTGGAAGAAAAAATTCATGTTACATTTACAAAAGGAGCTTATCCACTCAAATTGTACATAGCTCATCAAGCTTTAGGACACATGTCTTCTGATAAGCTAGATTCCTATGTATATGAATTGCCTGAAGTGAAGGTAGACTATTATTTAGCTTTAAAAGTCGTGGATATAATAGAAGCAAAGCTCCAAATGGGTTTGTTAGAAGAATGTAGGAAGTATTTAAAACAACTTACTGAAGAAAAGTTGTATATATATAGTGCGTATAGTTCTTAG
- a CDS encoding CDP-glycerol glycerophosphotransferase family protein, translating into MEKIIALLVVKLTSLLTRFIPINKKKIVFISYFETHLTGNFKLISDELKKRNKGYKIVHLIRKFDNTLFGKFIYLLNFVMQTYHINTSSAVLLDGNNFPVCNIKKKEETTIIQIWHACGAVKKFGCDISRRFKIRNYDYVYVAGEEFQKTFSTAFNMEKDKILKLGVAKTDILYNKDTMEKYRQQMYKRYPQIKGKKVLLYAPTFRGDGVFDKKYVQLDLSYIYQELEEDYVLLYKMHPFLHDISLGHENNESIINVNHLDIYELFSVSDILVSDYSAVIFDFSILEKPIILYAPDLEEYKAKRGLYYDYEELAPGPICYTKEDMVRVIKNEDYQVEKVRQMKERFFDHQDGQSTERVVNEIERVLQGGKVVRW; encoded by the coding sequence ATGGAAAAGATAATAGCTTTATTGGTGGTGAAACTAACTTCTTTACTTACCCGTTTCATTCCAATAAATAAAAAGAAGATCGTCTTTATTTCTTATTTTGAGACACATCTTACGGGAAATTTTAAATTAATAAGTGATGAATTGAAAAAAAGGAATAAAGGCTACAAAATAGTCCATCTCATTCGAAAGTTTGACAATACCCTCTTTGGAAAATTCATATACTTACTAAATTTTGTCATGCAAACATATCATATTAATACCTCCTCTGCGGTTTTATTAGATGGGAATAATTTTCCTGTATGCAATATAAAAAAGAAAGAGGAAACGACAATCATTCAAATCTGGCATGCTTGTGGAGCAGTAAAGAAATTTGGTTGCGATATTAGCAGAAGGTTTAAAATTAGAAACTACGATTATGTATATGTTGCAGGCGAAGAATTTCAAAAGACTTTCTCGACAGCCTTTAATATGGAGAAGGATAAGATCTTAAAGCTTGGCGTAGCAAAGACAGACATACTATACAATAAAGATACGATGGAGAAATACCGTCAACAAATGTACAAAAGATATCCACAAATAAAGGGAAAAAAGGTCTTGTTATACGCCCCTACTTTTAGAGGAGATGGGGTTTTTGATAAGAAATATGTCCAGTTGGATTTGTCTTATATCTACCAAGAGCTAGAGGAAGATTATGTTTTATTGTACAAAATGCATCCCTTTTTACATGATATTAGCTTGGGACACGAAAATAACGAGAGCATTATCAATGTGAATCATTTAGATATATATGAGCTATTTTCCGTAAGCGATATTTTAGTATCGGATTATTCGGCAGTAATATTTGATTTTTCTATACTAGAAAAACCCATTATACTTTACGCACCAGACTTAGAAGAATACAAAGCCAAAAGAGGATTGTACTATGACTATGAGGAACTAGCGCCAGGCCCCATTTGCTATACGAAAGAAGATATGGTTCGAGTCATTAAAAACGAAGATTACCAAGTGGAAAAGGTAAGGCAAATGAAAGAGCGATTTTTTGATCATCAGGATGGTCAGTCGACAGAGCGGGTTGTGAATGAGATTGAGAGAGTATTGCAAGGTGGTAAGGTGGTAAGGTGGTAA